Proteins from a single region of Takifugu rubripes chromosome 4, fTakRub1.2, whole genome shotgun sequence:
- the LOC101074627 gene encoding proteasome activator complex subunit 4B isoform X3, with translation MLNEWRPLLCPFDVTMQRAISYFELFLPTTLPPELHHKGFKLWFDELISLWASVQNLPSWELHLVNLFARLANDNIGYIDWDPYIPQIFTRILRSLNLPVGTSQMIVPRYANNAYEIGHVVLWVSSLLGGPTKQAQAQLSGLFNSIASFFHPSNHGRWLMKLMKLLQRLPASVVRRLHRERYRKPTWQMPIPESHKLTEEDITNFVESMMQPVLLAMFSKTGSLDAAQALQNLALMRPELVIPPVLEKTYPALETLTEPHQLTATLSCMIGVARSLVSGGQRFPEGPTHMLPLLMRALPGVDPNDFSKCMITFQFIATFVTLVPLVDCSSILHERTDLTEVEREMCSASAEFEDFVLQFMDRCFALIDSSTLEQTREETETEKMTHLESLVELGLSSTFSTILTQCSLDIFKVALEKVFNFATTNIFETRVSGRMVADMCRAAAKCHPAESLKMFVPHCCNAINQIAINEEVLNEEELDKELLWNLQLLSEVTRVDGDKILPYRASLVQILQLTLHLKCKQGYTLACNLLHHILRSLALIYPTEYCSVPGGFSQPISDYLPIKDWGRPGDLWNLDIQWHVPSAEETSFAFYLLDIILQPELQHLKRFAQGEQDMSRDDVLQSLTIVQHCLLGAGGLMPPLKGEPIPELVHSMVNLDETTLYAGMEYDKSRENYRDAICTVMRQLLHYILEHSEDDTKSLFSVIKIISDLLHFKGSHKHEFDSRWKSFNLVKKSMENRLHGRKQHIRALLIDRVMLQHELRKLTMEGCQYRSIHQDLMRDLLRLSTSTYSQVRSKAQTVLFSALGTYNFCCRDLIPHVLEFLNPDNSKVTQQQFKGALYCLLGNPIGVCLANLHDWECIAVTWPAIVRSGLSSAMSLEKPSIVRLFDDLADKIHRHYETIGIDFSIHSECCAVAKQLMVSGNPCPLDPVPSEDELAEGLKKQEQKNTESVQKYQQLIEDLLDCINNRNMPWKFEHIAIGFLSLLLRDDHQLPPPAVTFFVKSLNHDSLYVRKVAISAVAGIMKQIKRPHKKVPVSPSELSGVKEQSEIVAGDRKDNLWLQYNSSSLPRTQQDWDGCVFVEKTHWGYYSWPRKLLMYAPLEEQPKQSLSREEMTEREQIIFDHFSDPVFINQFIEFLSLEDRKGKDKFSPRRFCLFKGLFRNFADAFVPLLRPHMERLVADTHESKQRCVSEIISGLIRGCKHWDYSKVEGLWQLLCPLLRTALSNITIETYADWGTCIATACESRDPRKLHWLFEMLMESPVNGEGGSFVDACRLYVLQGGLAQQEWRVPELLHRLLQYLEPKLTQVYKNVRERIGSVLTYIFMIDVNLPYTQPTTSPRISDFTERILLQLKPLTEGDEEIQNHVIEENEVEEQDERTQAIKLFKTVLKWLIASAGRSFSTPVADQLRLLPLLFKIAPVENDDSYDELKRDAKTCLSLMSQELLYTEQIPMVLGVLQEIARSSSWHARYTVLTYLQIMVFYNLFTFMSDQKSVDGVRALVVQLLEDEQLEVREMAATTLSGFLQCTFLSMDPPMQAHFEALCKTRLPKKRKRELGSIVDMIPSADLVRRHAGVLGLSACILSSPYDVPTWMPQLLMDLSAHLNDTQPIEMTVKKTLSNFRRTHHDNWQQHKQQFTDDQLLVLTDLLVSPCYYA, from the exons CATTTGGTAAATCTCTTTGCTCGGTTGGCCAATGACAACATTGGTTACATCGACTGGGACCCCTACATCCCTCAG aTTTTCACCAGAATATTAAGAAGCTTGAATCTCCCTGTGGGAACAAGTCAGATGATCGTACCACGTTATGCCAACAATGCCTATGAGATCGGCCATGTGGTGCTGTGGGTTTCATCCCTTCTG GGAGGCCCCACAAAGCAAGCACAAGCACAGCTGAGTGGTCTTTTTAACAGCATCGCATCCTTCTTTCACCCATCAAACCACGGACGCTGGTTG ATGAAGCTCATGAAGTTGCTCCAACGTCTCCCAGCTAGCGTGGTGCGGCGTCTGCACCGAGAGCGTTACAGGAAGCCCACTTGGCAAATGCCAATACCAGAGAGTCACAAGCTTACAGAGGAAGATATTACAAACTTTGTGGAGAGTATGATGCAGCCGGTCCTACTGGCTATGTTCAGCAAGACGGGCAGtcttgatgctgctcaggcccTGCAAAACCTCGCCCTGATGAGACCCGAACTAGTCATCCCCCCTGTGCTAGAGAA GACCTATCCTGCATTGGAGACTCTGACAGAACCTCACCAGCTTACAGCTACTCTGAGCTGCATGATTGGCGTAGCCCGCAGCCTGGTGTCAGGTGGGCAGCGCTTTCCTGAGGGACCCACTCATATGCTACCTTTGCTCATGAGGGCACTGCCAGGTGTTGACCCCAATGACTTCAGCAAGTGCATG ATCACATTCCAGTTCATTGCTACATTTGTGACTCTCGTACCTTTGGTGGACTGCTCGTCTATCCTCCACGAGAGAACGGATTTGACTGAG GTGGAACGAGAGATGTGCTCAGCATCTGCTGAGTTTGAAGATTTCGTGCTGCAGTTCATGGACAG GTGTTTTGCCCTGATCGACAGCAGCACACTGGAGCAAACCCGAGAGGAAACggaaacagagaaaatgactcATTTGGAGAGTCTGGTGGAGCTGGGACTGTCTTCTACCTTTAGCACCATCCTCACACAATGCTCTCTGGACATCTTTAAG GTGGCCCTGGAGAAGGTGTTCAACTTTGCAACCACCAACATCTTTGAGACACGAGTGTCTGGGAGAATGGTGGCAGACatgtgcagagctgcagccaag TGTCATCCTGCAGAGTCCCTCAAAATGTTTGTGCCACACTGTTGTAATGCCATAAACCAAATCGCCATCA ACGAGGAAGTCCTGAATGAAGAGGAACTTGACAAAGAGTTGCTGTGGAATCTCCAACTGCTGTCAGAG GTAACCCGTGTAGACGGCGACAAGATCTTGCCGTATCGTGCAAGCCTGGTCCAGATTTTGCAGCTGACGCTTCATCTGAAGTGTAAACAGGGATACACGCTAGCCTGCAACCTGCTGCACCACATCCTTCGCTCCTTAGCCCTAATCTACCCCACTGAGTACTGTAGTGTTCCAGGAGGCTTCAGCCAACCGATCAGTGACTACTTACCCATCAAG GACTGGGGCCGACCTGGTGACTTGTGGAATTTGGACATTCAGTGGCACGTGCCCAGTGCTGAAGAAACTtcctttgctttttatttactGGACATTATCCTTCAGCCTGAACTTCAGCACCTTAAGAGATTTGCACAGGGggagcaggacatgagcag AGATGATGTCCTACAAAGCCTGACCATTGTTCAGCACTGTCTCCTAGGAGCTGGGGGTCTGATGCCTCCTCTGAAAGGGGAACCCATCCCTGAACT CGTCCATAGCATGGTGAATCTGGATGAGACCACTCTTTATGCGGGAATGGAATATG ATAAGTCcagagaaaactacagagaTGCCATCTGTACTGTAATGAGGCAGCTGCTGC ATTACATCCTGGAACACTCAGAAGATGATACAAAGTCTCTCTTCTCTGTTATCAAG ATTATCAGTGATCTGTTGCACTTCAAAGGTTCTCACAAACATGAGTTTGACTCTCGGTGGAAGAGCTTCAACCTTGTGAAGAAGTCAATGGAAAACAGA CTTCATGGTAGAAAGCAGCACATTAGAGCTCTGCTAATCGACAGAGTCATGCTCCAGCATGAG CTCAGAAAGCTGACAATGGAGGGTTGTCAGTACAGGAGCATTCACCAGGATCTAATGAGAGATCTCTTAAGGCTTTCCACAAGCACCTACAGTCAA GTTCGCAGCAAAGCCCAAACTGTGTTGTTCTCTGCACTGGGAACTTATAACTTCTGCTGCAGAGATCTGATCCCTCATGTCCTTGAGTTCTTGAACCCAGACAACAGCAAAGTTACACAGCAACAGTTCAAA GGTGCCTTGTATTGCCTTCTGGGTAATCCCATCGGAGTGTGCCTGGCAAATTTGCACGACTGGGAGTGCATCGCTGTGACGTGGCCTGCCATCGTGCGCTCGGGCCTCAGCTCTGCCATGTCTCTGGAGAAGCCGTCGATTGTGAGACTCTTCGATGACCTGGCTGACAAAATCCACCGCCACTATGAGACCATCGGTATCGACTTCTCG ATCCACAGTGAGTGCTGCGCTGTTGCAAAACAGCTTATGGTTAGTGGAAATCCTTGTCCTTTGGATCCTGTCCCATCAGAGGATGAATTAGCAGAAGGTCTGAAAAAGCAAGAGCAGAAGAACACTGAGTCTGTTCA GAAATACCAGCAGCTTATTGAAGATCTGCTGGACTGCATTAACAACAGGAACAT GCCTTGGAAGTTCGAACACATTGCAATTGGCTTCCTGTCATTGCTGCTGAGAGATGACCACCAACTCCCACCTCCCGCCGTCACCTTCTTTGTAAAAAGTCTCAACCATGACTCCCTATATGTCCGAAAG GTGGCAATATCAGCTGTGGCAGGaataatgaaacaaataaaaagaccaCATAAGAAAGTCCCCGTTAGCCCCTCTGAGCTCT CTGGAGTGAAAGAGCAAAGTGAGATAGTAGCAGGGGACCGTAAAGACAACCTGTGGCTCCAGtataacagcagcagtttgcCACGCACACAACAGGACTGGGATGGCTGCGTGTTTGTGGAGAAGACTCATTGGGGCTATTACTCCTGGCCAAG AAAACTGTTGATGTATGCACCCCTGGAGGAGCAGCCCAAACAGAGCTtgagcagagaggaaatgacagaG CGGGAGCAAATCATCTTTGACCACTTCTCAGACCCGGTGTTCATCAATCAGTTCATTGAGTTTCTTTCTCTCGAAGACCGCAAAGGCAAAGACAAATTCAGCCCACGCAGGTTCTGTTTGTTCAAG GGATTGTTCCGAAATTTCGCCGACGCCTTCGTTCCTCTGCTGCGACCTCACATGGAGCGCCTTGTGGCCGACACTCACGAGAGCAAGCAACGCTGTGTATCCGAGATCATCTCTGGGCTGATTAGAGGATGCAAGCATTGGGACTACTCAAAG GTTGAGGGCCTTTGGCAGCTGTTGTGTCCCCTGCTCCGCACGGCTCTGTCCAACATCACAATAGAGACGTATGCAGACTGGGGCACCTGCATCGCCACAGCCTGT GAGAGCCGGGACCCACGCAAGCTGCACTGGCTGTTTGAGATGCTGATGGAGTCTCCAGTCAATGGAGAGGGGGGCTCTTTTGTTGATGCCTg cCGCCTTTATGTGCTGCAGGGCGGTCTAGCCCAGCAGGAGTGGCGTGTTCCAGAGCTCCTTCACAGGTTGCTACAATATTTAGAGCCCAAACTCACACAGGTCTACAAAAATGTGCGGGAACGAATCGGCAG CGTGCTCACCTATATCTTCATGATCGACGTCAACTTGCCCTACACGCAGCCGACCACATCGCCGCGTATTTCAGACTTCACAGAGCgaattctgctgcagctcaaaccCCTCACAGAGGGCGACGAGGAGATCCAGAATCACGTGATCGAGGAGAATGAGGTGGAAGAGCAGGACGAGAGGACGCAAGCGATCAAGCTCTTCAAAACAG TGCTGAAGTGGTTGATTGCGAGCGCCGGCCGCTCCTTTTCCACTCCCGTCGCGGATCAACTACGTTTGCTTCCACTGCTGTTCAAG ATTGCTCCAGTTGAGAACGACGACAGCTACGATGAACTGAAGAGAGATGCCAAAACCTGCCTGTCTCTGATGTCTCAGGAACTTCTCTACACAGAGCAGATCCCAATGGTTCTCGGTGTTCTCCAGGAG ATTGCCAGAAGCAGCTCCTGGCACGCTCGGTACACGGTGCTCACATACCTCCAAATAATGGTGTTTTATAACCTGTTCACCTTCATGAGTGACCAGAAGTCCGTGGACGGGGTCCGAGCTTTGgtggtgcagctgctggaggacgagCAGCTGGAG GTCAGAGAAATGGCTGCCACCACCCTCAGCGGATTCCTCCAGTGCACCTTCCTGTCCATGGATCCCCCTATGCAAGCACACTTTGAGGCCCTCTGCAAGACCCGCCTGCCTAAGAAGAGGAAACGGGAGCTTGGGTCTATAGTGGACATGATCCCATCTGCCG ACCTGGTGCGGCGCCATGCCGGCGTTCTGGGCCTGAGCGCTTGTATTCTCTCCAGCCCGTACGATGTGCCCACCTGGATGCCCCAGCTGTTGATGGACCTGAGTGCTCACCTGAACGACACGCAGCCCATCGAG ATGACCGTGAAGAAAACGCTGTCCAACTTCAGGCGGACGCACCACGACAACTGGCAGCAGCATAAGCAACAGTTCACAGACGaccagctgctggtgctgaccGACCTGCTGGTCTCCCCCTGTTACTACGCCTGA
- the gpr75 gene encoding probable G-protein coupled receptor 75 — MNATVAQSDLVDVPRQQLFNGTEAPGGWAAIHAATLTFCSLLLIFIFCLGSYGNLVVFLSFFDPVFRKFRTNFDFMILNLSFCDLFICCVTAPMFALVLFLDAGGGGGVSKSFCFAFHLTSSGFIIMSLETVAVIALHRLRMVLGQQPNRTASFPCTLTLTALLWTSSFTMAALLTMRAYPHRDGPCLPHFGLRGDQARVVLYVYLADFAFCVAVVSVSYLMIAHTLRKNVQVRKCPIIAVDAACPQPPPPLIAAGFENMQCAVQGQPLYRNQAYNKLQNAQAPSCASQPVAPGAAQGATCCQLVSTVNLATAKDSKAVFTCVVIVFSVLLCCLPMGVSLAQDVLSPESSFAHYQFELCGFVLIFVKSGVNPFVYSRNSAGLRRRVLCCVQWAALRFLCCKHKTRLHAMGKGGLEANRHKSSHHETNSAYVLSPKPQRRLVDQACGPSNSRDCGVSPKATAGRKPCPPSTSTPINTRIEPYYSIYNSSPSAGPSSPSSLQPVSSQTFAFAKSYVAMHYHTHQDTLRDFESSSVQQIPVPSV; from the coding sequence ATGAACGCCACCGTTGCCCAGTCAGACCTGGTGGATGTGccgaggcagcagctcttcaatGGCACCGAGGCTCCGGGCGGCTGGGCCGCCATCCACGCCGCCACGCTGaccttctgctccctcctcctcatcttcatcttctgccTGGGCTCCTACGGCAACCTGGTGGTGTTCCTCTCCTTCTTCGACCCGGTGTTCCGCAAGTTCCGCACCAACTTCGACTTCATGATCCTGAACCTGTCCTTCTGCGACCTTTTCATCTGCTGCGTCACCGCTCCCATGTTCGCGCTGGTGCTGTTCCTGGAtgcgggcggggggggcggcgtgTCCAAGAGCTTCTGCTTCGCCTTCCATCTGACCAGCTCGGGCTTCATCATCATGTCCCTGGAGACGGTGGCCGTCATCGCCCTGCACAGGCTGCGCATGGTTTTGGGGCAGCAGCCCAACCGGACGGCCTCGTTCCCGTGCACGCTCACGCTCACTGCCCTGCTGTGGACCTCCAGCTTCACCATGGCCGCCCTGCTCACCATGCGGGCGTACCCTCACAGAGACGGACCCTGCTTGCCTCACTTTGGCCTGAGAGGTGACCAGGCCAGGGTCGTGCTGTACGTTTACCTCGCGGACTTTGCCTTTTGCGTCGCCGTGGTGTCCGTCTCTTACCTGATGATCGCACACACCCTCAGAAAGAACGTCCAAGTGAGGAAGTGCCCCATCATCGCCGTGGACGCCGCCTGCCCTCAACCCCCGCCGCCTCTCATCGCGGCAGGCTTCGAGAACATGCAGTGCGCCGTCCAAGGCCAACCTCTGTACCGCAACCAGGCCTACAACAAGCTGCAGAACGCTCAGGCGCCTTCGTGCGCCAGCCAGCCCGTAGCTCCGGGAGCGGCTCAGGGAGCCACCTGCTGCCAGCTGGTGTCCACGGTCAACCTGGCCACAGCCAAAGACTCTAAGGCCGTCTTCACCTGCGTCGTCATCGTCTtctcggtgctgctctgctgcctgccgATGGGGGTTTCGCTAGCACAAGACGTGCTGTCGCCAGAGAGCAGCTTTGCCCATTATCAGTTCGAACTGTGCGGCTTTGTGCTCATTTTTGTCAAGTCCGGCGTCAACCCGTTCGTGTACTCCCGCAACAGCGCGGGCCTCCGCCGCCGCGTGCTGTGCTGCGTCCAGTGGGCGGCGCTGCGCTTCCTCTGCTGCAAGCACAAAACGCGCCTGCACGCCATGGGGAAGGGCGGCCTGGAAGCCAATCGCCACAAATCCTCCCACCACGAGACCAACTCGGCGTACGTGCTGTCGCCGAAGCCCCAGAGGAGGCTGGTGGACCAGGCCTGCGGGCCCAGCAACTCCAGGGACTGCGGCGTGAGTCCGAAGGCGACGGCTGGGCGTAAGCCTTGCCCCCCGAGCACCTCGACGCCCATCAACACCCGCATCGAGCCCTACTACAGCATATACAACAGCAGCCCCTCCGCGGGGCCCAGCTCTCCCTCCAGCCTGCAGCCGGTCAGCTCTCAGACGTTCGCCTTCGCCAAGTCCTACGTGGCGATGCACTACCACACCCACCAGGACACGCTCAGAGACTTCGAAAGCTCTTCAGTGCAACAGATCCCCGTTCCCTCGGTGTAG
- the erlec1 gene encoding endoplasmic reticulum lectin 1 isoform X2 has product MLPGLLLVFLGGGLPGVCSTVSVNRGGYPSFSDEVPFKITWPGPEFTLPASGAFYSEDDFLIMTTAEKEKYKCLLPSLTTGDEDDDRHYTGPSPGELLEPLFKRTSCSYRIESYWTYEVCHGKHVRQYHEEKETGQINLQEYFLGNTAQKSQSTETEKVEEEAKSTVKTEVPTKNIEGQLTPYFSVELGNGTPCTLMQNRARTTAVLYVCHPEAKHEILSVAEVTTCEYEVVVLTPLLCSHPKYRFKTSPVHSIFCQAVAGSPLRPQRLTQLDKEREEQLKPPFSSTAENREEEAQPVKEEASAHKPVTVAGQAQVAVGTTHISRLTDDQLIKEFLSGSYCLHGGVGWWKYEFCYGKYVHQYHEEKEQGKNIVVVGSWNANEHVEWAKKNVARSYQLREDGGQKVKLVSHFYGHGDVCDLTGKPRQVIVKLKCKESESPHAVTVYMLEPQTCQYILGVESPVICRILDTADEHGLLSISG; this is encoded by the exons ATGTTGCCCGGGCTGCTGTTGGTGTTCCTCGGAGGAGGGCTGCCGGGGGTCTGCAGCACCGTCTCAGTAAACAGAGGCGGTTATCCGTCCTTTTCAGACGAAGTACCTTTTAAAATAACTTGGCCGGGACCGGAGTTCACGCTG CCCGCTTCGGGAGCCTTTTACAGCGAAGATGACTTCCTCATAATGACaacagcagagaaggagaagtaTAAATGTCTCCTGCCTTCACTAACTACAGGAGACGAG GATGACGATAGACACTATACTGGGCCCAGTCCGGGCGAACTGCTGGAGCCACTGTTCAAAAGAACCAGCTGTTCCTACAGG ATCGAGTCCTACTGGACGTATGAAGTCTGCCACGGGAAACACGTACGACAGTATCACGAGGAGAAGGAAACCGGGCAG ATCAATCTTCAGGAGTACTTCCTGGGGAACACGGCTCAGAAAAGCCAGTCGACGGAAACGG aaaaagtggaggaagaggccAAATCAACAGTGAAGACAGAA GTCCCCACAAAGAATATAGAAGGTCAGCTGACTCCTTACTTCTCAGTGGAGCTGGGAAACGGGACCCCGTGCACGCTGATGCAGAACCGGGCTCGCACGACAGCCGTGCTGTACGTCTGCCACCCGGAGGCCAAGCACGAGATCCTGTCCGTGGCTGAGGTCACGACCTGTGAATATGAGGTGGTGGTGTTGACGCCGCTGCTCTGCTCGCACCCAAAATACAG GTTCAAGACCTCCCCGGTCCACTCCATCTTCTGCCAGGCTGTGGCGGGCTCCCCCCTCAGGCCTCAGCGTCTCACCCAGCTGGACAAGGAGCGAGAGGAACAGCTGAAACCGCCCTTCAGCTCCACGGCAGAGAACAGAGAG gaGGAGGCGCAACCAGTGAAGGAGGAGGCCTCCGCTCACAAACCCGTCACTGTGGCGGGGCAGGCTCAAGTGGCTGTCGGTACCACTCACATCTCTCGACTGACAGACGACCAGCTGATCAAGGAGTTCCTCAGCGGCTCCTACTGTCTGCACGGG GGTGTAGGTTGGTGGAAATATGAATTCTGCTATGGGAAGTATGTCCACCAGTATCATGAG GAAAAAGAGCAGGGAAAGAACATCGTGGTGGTTGGGAGCTGGAACGCCAATGAACACGTCGAATGGGCCAAGAAGAATGTGGCCCGGTCCTACCAGCTCAGAGAGGACGGAGGGCAGAAAGTCAA GTTGGTCTCTCACTTTTACGGCCACGGGGACGTGTGTGACCTGACGGGGAAGCCGAGACAAGTTATTGTCAAGCTCAA ATGTAAAGAGTCCGAGTCTCCACATGCTGTCACTGTCTACATGCTGGAACCTCAAACCTGTCAGTACATCCTGGGG GTTGAATCTCCCGTCATATGCAGGATTCTCGACACCGCGGACGAACACGGACTTCTGTCGATCTCCGGCTAA
- the erlec1 gene encoding endoplasmic reticulum lectin 1 isoform X1 has product MLPGLLLVFLGGGLPGVCSTVSVNRGGYPSFSDEVPFKITWPGPEFTLPASGAFYSEDDFLIMTTAEKEKYKCLLPSLTTGDEDDDRHYTGPSPGELLEPLFKRTSCSYRIESYWTYEVCHGKHVRQYHEEKETGQKINLQEYFLGNTAQKSQSTETEKVEEEAKSTVKTEVPTKNIEGQLTPYFSVELGNGTPCTLMQNRARTTAVLYVCHPEAKHEILSVAEVTTCEYEVVVLTPLLCSHPKYRFKTSPVHSIFCQAVAGSPLRPQRLTQLDKEREEQLKPPFSSTAENREEEAQPVKEEASAHKPVTVAGQAQVAVGTTHISRLTDDQLIKEFLSGSYCLHGGVGWWKYEFCYGKYVHQYHEEKEQGKNIVVVGSWNANEHVEWAKKNVARSYQLREDGGQKVKLVSHFYGHGDVCDLTGKPRQVIVKLKCKESESPHAVTVYMLEPQTCQYILGVESPVICRILDTADEHGLLSISG; this is encoded by the exons ATGTTGCCCGGGCTGCTGTTGGTGTTCCTCGGAGGAGGGCTGCCGGGGGTCTGCAGCACCGTCTCAGTAAACAGAGGCGGTTATCCGTCCTTTTCAGACGAAGTACCTTTTAAAATAACTTGGCCGGGACCGGAGTTCACGCTG CCCGCTTCGGGAGCCTTTTACAGCGAAGATGACTTCCTCATAATGACaacagcagagaaggagaagtaTAAATGTCTCCTGCCTTCACTAACTACAGGAGACGAG GATGACGATAGACACTATACTGGGCCCAGTCCGGGCGAACTGCTGGAGCCACTGTTCAAAAGAACCAGCTGTTCCTACAGG ATCGAGTCCTACTGGACGTATGAAGTCTGCCACGGGAAACACGTACGACAGTATCACGAGGAGAAGGAAACCGGGCAG AAGATCAATCTTCAGGAGTACTTCCTGGGGAACACGGCTCAGAAAAGCCAGTCGACGGAAACGG aaaaagtggaggaagaggccAAATCAACAGTGAAGACAGAA GTCCCCACAAAGAATATAGAAGGTCAGCTGACTCCTTACTTCTCAGTGGAGCTGGGAAACGGGACCCCGTGCACGCTGATGCAGAACCGGGCTCGCACGACAGCCGTGCTGTACGTCTGCCACCCGGAGGCCAAGCACGAGATCCTGTCCGTGGCTGAGGTCACGACCTGTGAATATGAGGTGGTGGTGTTGACGCCGCTGCTCTGCTCGCACCCAAAATACAG GTTCAAGACCTCCCCGGTCCACTCCATCTTCTGCCAGGCTGTGGCGGGCTCCCCCCTCAGGCCTCAGCGTCTCACCCAGCTGGACAAGGAGCGAGAGGAACAGCTGAAACCGCCCTTCAGCTCCACGGCAGAGAACAGAGAG gaGGAGGCGCAACCAGTGAAGGAGGAGGCCTCCGCTCACAAACCCGTCACTGTGGCGGGGCAGGCTCAAGTGGCTGTCGGTACCACTCACATCTCTCGACTGACAGACGACCAGCTGATCAAGGAGTTCCTCAGCGGCTCCTACTGTCTGCACGGG GGTGTAGGTTGGTGGAAATATGAATTCTGCTATGGGAAGTATGTCCACCAGTATCATGAG GAAAAAGAGCAGGGAAAGAACATCGTGGTGGTTGGGAGCTGGAACGCCAATGAACACGTCGAATGGGCCAAGAAGAATGTGGCCCGGTCCTACCAGCTCAGAGAGGACGGAGGGCAGAAAGTCAA GTTGGTCTCTCACTTTTACGGCCACGGGGACGTGTGTGACCTGACGGGGAAGCCGAGACAAGTTATTGTCAAGCTCAA ATGTAAAGAGTCCGAGTCTCCACATGCTGTCACTGTCTACATGCTGGAACCTCAAACCTGTCAGTACATCCTGGGG GTTGAATCTCCCGTCATATGCAGGATTCTCGACACCGCGGACGAACACGGACTTCTGTCGATCTCCGGCTAA